AGGTGAATTTGAAAATTTAGGAAGAGAAGTAAATATATATGGTAAAAGGGCTTTGCTTGTAGAACAAAACGGTCCTTTAGACGAAATGGGAGTATTTGACAGTGCGATAAGATATATGAAAGATTGTAGCATTGAGGTTTTTGAATTAAAGGGTGTTGAAAGTAATCCGAAGCTTTCTAAAATCGAAGAAGGGATAGATTTTGTTCGGGAAAAAAATATAGAAGTAATAGTTGCTGTCGGAGGCGGAAGTACTATAGATACCGCTAAAGCTATCGCCTTCGGTTCCGTAATAGATGTAGATGTATGGGATTATTTCAGTTTAAAAAGAGAAATCGAATCTTCTCTTCCTGTAATTGCTGTTTCAACCATATCGGCAACGGGAGCGGAAACTTCAATGCACTGTGTGGTGACAAATGATAGAGATGATGATAGTTCCAATTGGCAGAAATGGGCGGTTCACAGCCCATATGTTTTTCCTAAGACTGCCGTTATTGATCCTATACTTCTTAAAAGTGTTCCGAAAAGATTGACAGCTGCCGGAATGGCTGATACTATTTCTCACATTATAGAAGGTTATTTTGACGGTGTACCTAATAATCCAATATCGGATAGGGTAGGTGAGGGGATCGTAAAAACAGTTATAGAGAATGATTATGTGCTTGATGATTTAAATGATTTAAATGCCAGGTCAAATATTGCATGGGCTTCTACTCTTGCTATGAGCGGACTTCAGGACTGCGGACGTTCCAATGTGGGATTTCCCGCACATTGGATACAGCATGCGGTAGGTGCCATGACGGATTCTTCTCACGGAGAAGGTTTGGCGGTAATAAATCCTGCATGGCTTATTCTCCAAAATGAAAAGGATTCAAGTAAATTTGTTCAGTTTACTAAACGAGTATTTAATTTAGATAAAGGCAACATGTCTGATAAAGAATATGGACTGAAAGGTATAGAATTATTAAAAGAAAAATTTGCATCATGGGGACTTCCGAGCTCTTTAAGCGAACTGGGAGTAAAAGAAGAAATGCTTATGGATATAGTTGATAAAGTGATGAACAGCAAAGAGACCTATGTTTTTGATAGAGATGAAATCATGAAAGTATTAAAACTGTGTTTATATAATAAATGATTTATATAAAGAACTCTCCTTAAAATTAACCTAAAAAGGACACTGTTATAATGTGTCTTTTTTAGGTTAATAGATTATTTTATTGTTTTCTATAAGTAATATTTCCTATTTTTTCATGTATTAATTATTACTGCTTCAAGCTCTTAGGCACTTCCGATTTTGTTAAGTATAAACTTCCAAGTGTATCATGAGATATAACCAGCCCGTTTTCTTCATTTGTTACCGCATATGTTAATACATTATCATTACCTTGTTTTATCACTAAAAGGATCTGATTGTCTTCTTCCTTAATTTCATATGTAAAATCAGTCTTGACATCTTCAAAAATAATATTCCCCGTTAAATCATTATTGAATACATAGTAAAAATTAAGGTTAGAATAATCCACTTCCTTTTTATCCACTGTCACTTTTTCGAGTTTATATTCTCCGGTGATATCAACGGTATTATCTTTCTTTAGCCCCGAGAAAATTGCAAATGCGGCAAGGATTATGACTAAGACTACAGTAATTATTATAAACCAGATGTTCTTCTTGTTCATTCTAAACCTCCAACTTCTTTATATTTAAATGTATGAAGGTGCAGTGTTAAGTATGCTTTATCTTGTTTAAAATAAAATCAGATTTTTATTTTAACATTAAGTAAAATTAATGGAAGGATTTCATTTATTGAGAATATATGACTTGCACAGTGAAAATAATATACAAGATATTGTTTGAATTATTTGAATAATATACAATATATCATGATATATTGTTGTTTTTTGTATATTTTATAATAAAAGTGTTTGCAAAACATATAAAAAATTGTAAAATAGTTATAATACATTTTAGGAGGATTAGTTTAATGGATGTAGAAAAGAATATAAAAGATCTAATCGGATATGATGAAGAAGTTGGAAACAGTATTTTAAAGGAATATAACCGTCAGTGCAGAAACATAGAACTTATCGCGTCTGAGAATGTAGTATCTCCTGCAGTAATGGCAGCAATGGGTACGGTTCTGACCAATAAGTATGCGGAAGGTTATCCGGGGAAAAGATATTACGGCGGATGTAAATGTGTTGATAAAACGGAAAATATCGCAATAGAAAGAGTATGTAAATTATTTGGTGCTAAATACGCCAACGTACAGCCTCACTCCGGTGCACAGGCAAATATGGCCGTTTATCAAGCATTATGTGAAGTTGGGGATACTGTAATGGGTATGAGCCTAGATAACGGAGGACATTTGACTCATGGTTCACCTGTAAATCAATCCGGATTGTTATATAATATGGTTTCATATGGAGTTGATGATGAAACTCACATGATAGATTATGATGCGGTTAGAGAACTTGCTAAAAAAACTAAGCCTAAAATGATTATAGCAGGTGCTTCTGCTTATCCGAGAGAAATTAGGTTTGATATATTCAAAGATATAGCTAAAGAAGTAGGTGCATATTTATTTGTAGATATGGCTCATATTGCGGGACTCGTTGCAGGCGGATGTCATATGAACCCTGTGGAATATGCAGATGTAGTAACAACTACGACTCATAAGACTTTAAGAGGTCCCAGAGGCGGCGTAATTTTAACCAATGATGATGAACTTATTAAAAAATTCAATAAAGCTATTTTCCCGGGAACTCAAGGCGGTCCTTTAATGCATATAATAGCTTCTAAAGCAGTTTGTTTCGGTGAAGCTTTGAAACCTGAGTTTAAGGAATATGCTAAGCAAGTGGTTAAAAATGCAAGTGTTCTTGCAGATGAACTTATTAAGCAAGGTATCGATCTTGTATCAGGCGGTACCGATAATCATTTGATGTTGGCTGACCTTACAAAAGTAGGTGTTACGGGAAGAGAACTTCAGCATAGACTTGACGAAGTATATATAACAGTTAATAAGAATACCATTCCAAATGATCCTCAAAGTCCTTTTGTTACCAGCGGGGTAAGGATAGGTACTCCTGCGGTTACTTCAAGAGGATTTAAAGAAAGTGAAATGAAAGAAATTGCTGAATATATTTATTTAGCGGCTACAGACTTTGATAATAAGGGTGATTATATCAGAGAAGGTGTCGAAGCTCTTACGAAGAGATTTCCTCTTTATTAATAATAGATTAAAATTTATAAAATCACTGGTTCAGCCGGTGATTTTTTTATATAATCAATAAAAAAGGAGTGCGATATGAAAAAATATATTATAGTTTTAATTAGTTTTCTTATGGTATTGTCTTTTAGTGCATGCAGTATCTATATAAATATCGGTGATGACGATAATGATAGTTCAGCAAATCAAAATACAATCATATCAGAGTCGGATAAAGATTTAGATGAAATCGATGGAAATATTAAATCATTTACCGATAAAGTCAACATACTTGTTAAAGAAGCTGATAGTGCAGAAGTCCAGTCTACAAGAGAAAAAAGTCTTAAATTATATAGAAAAATAGATAAAAAAATTGATGATTTAGATAATAAAATCTCATCATATGAAGATAGCTTGGAGAGGATGTATGAGAAT
The DNA window shown above is from Anaerofustis stercorihominis DSM 17244 and carries:
- a CDS encoding iron-containing alcohol dehydrogenase produces the protein MNNFEYYAPTKIVFGVGEFENLGREVNIYGKRALLVEQNGPLDEMGVFDSAIRYMKDCSIEVFELKGVESNPKLSKIEEGIDFVREKNIEVIVAVGGGSTIDTAKAIAFGSVIDVDVWDYFSLKREIESSLPVIAVSTISATGAETSMHCVVTNDRDDDSSNWQKWAVHSPYVFPKTAVIDPILLKSVPKRLTAAGMADTISHIIEGYFDGVPNNPISDRVGEGIVKTVIENDYVLDDLNDLNARSNIAWASTLAMSGLQDCGRSNVGFPAHWIQHAVGAMTDSSHGEGLAVINPAWLILQNEKDSSKFVQFTKRVFNLDKGNMSDKEYGLKGIELLKEKFASWGLPSSLSELGVKEEMLMDIVDKVMNSKETYVFDRDEIMKVLKLCLYNK
- the glyA gene encoding serine hydroxymethyltransferase — translated: MDVEKNIKDLIGYDEEVGNSILKEYNRQCRNIELIASENVVSPAVMAAMGTVLTNKYAEGYPGKRYYGGCKCVDKTENIAIERVCKLFGAKYANVQPHSGAQANMAVYQALCEVGDTVMGMSLDNGGHLTHGSPVNQSGLLYNMVSYGVDDETHMIDYDAVRELAKKTKPKMIIAGASAYPREIRFDIFKDIAKEVGAYLFVDMAHIAGLVAGGCHMNPVEYADVVTTTTHKTLRGPRGGVILTNDDELIKKFNKAIFPGTQGGPLMHIIASKAVCFGEALKPEFKEYAKQVVKNASVLADELIKQGIDLVSGGTDNHLMLADLTKVGVTGRELQHRLDEVYITVNKNTIPNDPQSPFVTSGVRIGTPAVTSRGFKESEMKEIAEYIYLAATDFDNKGDYIREGVEALTKRFPLY